One window of the Candidatus Saccharibacteria bacterium genome contains the following:
- the tilS gene encoding tRNA lysidine(34) synthetase TilS — protein MEITLPGGRYVVAVSGGVDSVVLLHMLAGQRAKDKRQSRTNSALSPQPSALIIAHFDHGIRPDSVEDRKLVQKLAKQYGLSFVYDRAELGAGASEATAREARYAFLAKVKQATGADAIITAHHEDDVLETIIINWLRGTKSRGLSSLRSSQLVRRPLLGMTKKQIRAYAHSHNLAWREDSTNADETYLRNYIRKHVVTKLDEKARAKLLEHSAKAAELNDAITGLVGEYLQRHTTPQSIDRLAYRELPKEVAREVLAEWLRRNTSIGVTTKLILRLDTAVRTGRNGSQVDIAKGNSLHLERSDALLQN, from the coding sequence ATGGAAATTACTTTGCCGGGTGGGCGGTATGTGGTGGCGGTAAGCGGGGGAGTGGACTCGGTGGTGCTTTTGCATATGTTGGCAGGGCAAAGGGCAAAGGACAAAAGGCAAAGTAGAACAAATTCAGCCCTCAGCCCTCAGCCCTCAGCCCTAATTATTGCGCACTTCGACCATGGCATTCGGCCCGACTCTGTCGAGGACCGAAAGCTGGTACAAAAACTGGCCAAACAGTACGGGCTGTCTTTCGTGTATGACCGAGCGGAGTTGGGAGCGGGAGCGAGTGAGGCGACTGCCCGGGAAGCACGTTATGCGTTTCTTGCAAAAGTAAAGCAGGCGACAGGCGCCGATGCCATCATCACGGCCCACCACGAGGACGATGTGCTAGAAACCATCATCATCAACTGGCTACGCGGAACAAAAAGCAGAGGGCTCAGCTCGCTACGGTCAAGTCAGCTTGTGCGGCGGCCGCTATTAGGTATGACAAAAAAACAGATTCGGGCTTATGCACATTCGCACAATTTGGCGTGGCGCGAAGACAGCACAAACGCCGACGAAACATACTTACGCAACTACATTCGCAAGCATGTCGTGACAAAACTAGACGAAAAAGCCCGCGCAAAACTGCTGGAACACAGTGCAAAGGCGGCCGAACTGAACGATGCTATTACGGGCCTTGTGGGAGAATACTTGCAGCGGCATACCACGCCCCAGAGTATTGACCGTTTGGCGTACCGGGAACTACCAAAAGAAGTGGCCAGGGAAGTTCTGGCAGAATGGCTGCGCCGAAACACGTCCATTGGAGTGACAACCAAACTTATCCTACGACTCGACACTGCCGTCCGCACCGGCCGAAACGGTTCACAGGTAGATATAGCCAAAGGAAATTCGCTGCACCTAGAGCGTAGCGATGCCCTCCTTCAAAATTGA
- the ftsH gene encoding ATP-dependent zinc metalloprotease FtsH gives METKSPRSSGKRPAGKRTGKNIGFIALIALFTLIAVSAMNQPTALKEIPFSQAVKEANAGKYNQIEVNGSQLVITEKNKEKPTLKSRLEDGATTVDVGIKSDKVKITAKPSSSTTSNIVGFGLTTIVPVLLIGALLVWMMRSAQGQGNQALSFGKSRARLYGNEKDKVTFKEIAGQGEAKQDLEEVVEFLKFPKKFSALGAKIPKGVLLVGPPGTGKTMLARAVAGEAGVPFFSISGSEFVEMFVGVGASRVRDLFAKAKKNAPCIIFVDEIDAVGRRRGSGMGGGHDEREQTLNQILVEMDGFEQGQNVIVLAATNRADVLDPALLRPGRFDRRVMIGLPERADRLAVLQIHFKDKPLAKDVDLDALAAKTAGSSGADLANIANEAAIIAARNNHNQITQEDVTEAFERVAIGPERKSKVMNEKEKELTAYHEAGHAIVGHVLPDSDVVHKVTIIPRGGTGGVTWFIPPEDKSYHSILEYKDVLARMLGGRIAEEIMYGKDRVTTGAGNDLQKAAELAREMVTKQGMGSKLRDQVFHAEEGIMMERIMHEREYSDETAKIIDDEVEALITEAAQRARGVINANMAQLKKLKDALLEKETVEAEEVAKLFDGSHLPKEAALY, from the coding sequence ATGGAGACAAAATCACCCCGTTCAAGCGGTAAGCGGCCTGCAGGCAAGCGTACCGGGAAAAACATAGGCTTTATAGCCCTCATTGCACTGTTTACACTCATCGCGGTTTCGGCAATGAACCAACCGACGGCACTCAAAGAAATCCCATTCTCGCAGGCTGTCAAAGAAGCAAATGCTGGCAAGTATAACCAAATAGAAGTTAATGGTTCTCAGCTTGTTATCACGGAAAAGAACAAGGAAAAGCCAACGCTAAAATCACGGCTCGAGGATGGCGCTACCACTGTGGACGTGGGCATCAAGAGCGACAAAGTGAAGATTACGGCCAAGCCGTCTAGCTCGACCACCTCGAACATTGTCGGTTTTGGGCTGACCACCATTGTGCCAGTGCTGCTTATAGGGGCATTACTGGTTTGGATGATGCGCAGTGCGCAGGGGCAGGGTAACCAAGCGCTTAGTTTCGGAAAATCTCGCGCCCGACTGTATGGCAACGAAAAAGACAAAGTTACCTTTAAGGAAATAGCTGGACAGGGCGAGGCCAAACAAGATTTAGAAGAAGTAGTGGAGTTCCTGAAGTTTCCCAAAAAGTTTTCGGCACTTGGTGCAAAAATTCCAAAGGGCGTACTACTGGTCGGGCCACCCGGAACCGGTAAAACCATGCTTGCCCGCGCCGTCGCTGGCGAAGCTGGCGTGCCATTTTTCAGTATTTCCGGTTCTGAATTTGTAGAGATGTTTGTGGGTGTTGGTGCGTCACGCGTGCGTGACCTGTTTGCCAAAGCAAAGAAAAACGCACCGTGCATCATATTTGTCGACGAAATTGACGCCGTTGGCCGCCGCCGCGGCAGTGGTATGGGTGGTGGTCATGATGAGCGCGAACAAACACTCAACCAAATTTTGGTAGAAATGGATGGGTTTGAACAGGGGCAAAACGTCATAGTGCTTGCCGCTACCAACCGAGCCGATGTGCTGGACCCAGCGTTGCTTCGCCCGGGGCGTTTTGACCGCCGTGTGATGATTGGCCTGCCAGAACGAGCTGACCGCTTGGCGGTGCTACAGATTCACTTCAAAGACAAGCCGCTTGCCAAAGACGTTGACCTAGATGCCCTTGCCGCCAAAACAGCTGGCTCTTCCGGTGCAGATCTAGCAAACATTGCCAATGAAGCGGCGATTATTGCTGCTAGAAATAACCACAACCAGATTACACAAGAAGATGTGACTGAAGCTTTTGAGCGCGTGGCGATTGGCCCGGAGCGCAAGAGCAAGGTTATGAACGAGAAAGAAAAAGAACTCACCGCGTATCACGAAGCTGGGCATGCCATTGTTGGGCATGTGTTGCCAGACAGTGATGTCGTGCACAAAGTTACCATCATACCTCGTGGTGGTACTGGCGGCGTGACTTGGTTTATCCCTCCTGAAGACAAGAGCTACCACAGCATTCTCGAATACAAAGATGTGCTGGCTCGTATGCTGGGTGGTCGTATAGCTGAGGAAATTATGTATGGGAAAGACCGCGTAACTACTGGTGCCGGCAATGACCTCCAGAAAGCCGCCGAACTGGCGCGCGAAATGGTTACCAAACAGGGTATGGGAAGTAAACTTCGCGACCAAGTGTTCCACGCCGAAGAGGGCATTATGATGGAGCGCATCATGCACGAACGCGAATACTCTGACGAAACGGCCAAAATTATTGACGACGAAGTCGAAGCACTTATAACAGAGGCGGCCCAGCGTGCCCGTGGGGTAATAAATGCAAACATGGCACAGCTGAAAAAGCTAAAAGACGCCTTGCTGGAAAAAGAAACCGTCGAAGCAGAAGAAGTCGCTAAGCTATTTGATGGTTCGCATCTGCCTAAAGAAGCCGCGCTGTACTAA
- a CDS encoding ABC transporter permease, with amino-acid sequence MMFPVDGIRLAAAKLRTRPVRTGIVITIVALLFTGIATVAFMISGIAQSLKGFSNEGLSSRFIIQARPIVAGNLWSSSDDKEFMDRLRTETVRLTSEKKAAAKRLGITYDPAVDPNLPTMQGGPKGSEEYYVNGMSPVANALFAEKMRTVQHIDYNDFVATATQAGAKKIYKSTYYSVFEGPSMRLVNSYIQPIKDGKETQKDTTGGHGPTGFDTLTSNGWSAFDSDLLLPFVLPGQNLALGRDNSVPVIAPMSVAEEILGMTPLNSTATSSQRLERLVTVRKAIAGKTAQLCYRNASSAELMQIARDQVREMAANKGKRDFQPPALQYAVPAEACGAVAITKDTRSAEEKKQAANELAFKKQYEAYPDPVQSIVPVRIVGLVPDQNYEFGFSVRSLASSILQSSLGSGWFSPVNVIKPDSSIANFVTAYDKALPTERAYYAEFATLAEARSFVKNKTCSVESNGMMPPGQDAGRAQKCYAAGKYFDMKPFGSNAAAIEDLRQSVWKVMKYVTLVVVVLATLVLMGIVGKIIADSRRETAVFRALGATRNDIRQVYLTYTIYLGIGITLIALCFGAIISLWLSGKYSQDISTSAVLAYNAADVNRKFVLFGVDGQLMVAIAAIIVASALFSALLPLATNLGRNPIRDMRDEN; translated from the coding sequence ATGATGTTCCCAGTTGATGGCATTCGTCTTGCCGCCGCCAAACTACGGACCCGACCCGTTCGTACAGGGATCGTGATTACAATTGTGGCGCTCCTTTTTACAGGTATCGCAACAGTAGCGTTTATGATTAGCGGCATAGCTCAAAGCTTAAAGGGTTTTAGTAACGAGGGCTTGAGCAGCCGCTTTATCATTCAAGCTCGTCCCATTGTTGCCGGAAACTTGTGGAGTTCAAGTGACGATAAAGAGTTCATGGATCGTTTGCGCACTGAAACAGTTCGGCTGACGAGCGAAAAAAAGGCAGCAGCGAAACGCCTAGGTATCACATACGACCCTGCGGTCGATCCCAATCTACCGACAATGCAGGGTGGTCCGAAAGGAAGCGAGGAGTATTACGTCAATGGGATGTCTCCAGTAGCAAATGCGCTCTTTGCTGAAAAAATGCGCACAGTACAGCACATTGATTACAATGATTTCGTTGCAACAGCAACACAAGCAGGTGCGAAAAAAATCTACAAAAGTACGTACTATAGTGTGTTCGAAGGGCCGAGTATGCGCCTGGTCAATAGTTACATTCAGCCCATTAAAGACGGTAAAGAGACCCAAAAAGATACTACCGGCGGCCACGGCCCAACTGGCTTTGATACATTGACCAGCAATGGTTGGTCGGCCTTCGATAGTGACTTACTCCTCCCGTTTGTATTACCGGGCCAAAACTTAGCTCTAGGAAGGGACAATAGCGTGCCAGTTATTGCACCAATGAGTGTTGCGGAAGAGATATTGGGTATGACACCCCTGAACTCAACGGCGACATCAAGTCAGCGGCTTGAACGCCTCGTCACGGTTCGCAAGGCCATTGCTGGTAAAACTGCCCAGCTATGTTACCGCAATGCGTCAAGCGCGGAGCTTATGCAGATAGCTCGCGATCAGGTTCGTGAAATGGCGGCCAACAAAGGTAAGCGTGATTTTCAACCGCCCGCACTCCAGTATGCGGTACCGGCAGAGGCATGTGGCGCGGTTGCTATCACAAAAGATACGCGCTCTGCTGAAGAGAAAAAGCAAGCTGCCAACGAGCTCGCATTCAAGAAACAATACGAGGCGTACCCAGACCCAGTTCAGTCAATCGTTCCTGTGCGAATCGTGGGTCTTGTACCCGACCAAAACTATGAGTTTGGCTTTAGCGTGCGTTCACTTGCATCGTCTATATTGCAATCAAGTCTTGGTAGCGGTTGGTTCTCACCTGTAAACGTCATAAAGCCTGATTCCAGCATTGCAAACTTTGTTACCGCGTATGACAAAGCGTTGCCCACGGAACGGGCGTACTATGCAGAATTCGCGACCCTGGCAGAGGCTCGTTCATTTGTAAAAAATAAGACATGTTCAGTTGAATCAAACGGTATGATGCCACCCGGCCAAGACGCTGGTCGTGCCCAAAAATGTTATGCGGCAGGAAAATATTTCGACATGAAACCATTTGGCAGCAATGCGGCTGCTATAGAGGATTTACGCCAAAGCGTGTGGAAGGTCATGAAGTATGTGACGCTCGTGGTCGTCGTCTTGGCTACTTTGGTACTTATGGGCATTGTGGGGAAAATTATAGCCGACAGCCGACGCGAAACAGCTGTATTTCGTGCGCTCGGTGCGACACGAAACGATATTCGTCAAGTCTACCTTACATACACGATATATCTCGGTATTGGGATTACGCTCATAGCATTGTGTTTTGGCGCAATCATCTCGCTCTGGCTTAGTGGCAAATATTCACAAGACATCAGTACTTCTGCCGTCCTTGCGTATAATGCTGCTGACGTAAACAGAAAATTTGTATTGTTTGGGGTGGATGGTCAGCTTATGGTTGCGATTGCGGCTATTATCGTTGCGTCGGCATTGTTTAGCGCTCTGCTCCCACTGGCCACAAACTTGGGGCGCAACCCCATCCGTGACATGCGTGATGAAAACTAG
- a CDS encoding ABC transporter ATP-binding protein encodes MAGRDNTEEKRLYATQLLKACDGDAQTALQELKLAAKTIRESKSYTPKNSEVVVHVENVSKTYKVGKTSVEALKDVTVQVHKGEFVAITGTSGSGKSTLLQLIGGLDKPSTGAITVHSQDLQKLRDGKLSRFRNRTIGFVFQFFYLQPFLRLQTNIEVPAMFARTKRAVRAEKSKETAETVGLADRLRHYPRELSGGQMQRAAIARALQNNPEILLADEPTGNLDSSNATAIFELFQRIRDERGATIVVVTHDLALAAMADRAIHMSDGGIVA; translated from the coding sequence ATGGCGGGCCGAGACAATACAGAAGAAAAACGCTTGTATGCAACGCAACTCCTCAAGGCTTGCGACGGGGACGCGCAGACTGCGCTTCAGGAGCTCAAGTTAGCGGCTAAAACCATTCGTGAGTCTAAATCATATACTCCCAAAAATAGCGAAGTTGTCGTTCATGTTGAAAATGTGAGTAAAACGTACAAAGTGGGCAAAACATCGGTTGAGGCACTCAAAGACGTGACCGTGCAGGTACACAAGGGCGAATTTGTTGCCATTACAGGCACGAGCGGCAGCGGCAAAAGCACCCTGCTTCAACTCATCGGCGGGCTCGACAAACCATCGACCGGGGCTATCACCGTGCATAGCCAAGACCTCCAAAAATTACGCGATGGGAAGCTATCGCGCTTCCGCAACCGCACCATTGGTTTTGTGTTCCAGTTCTTTTACTTGCAACCGTTTTTGCGGCTGCAAACCAACATAGAAGTTCCGGCTATGTTCGCCCGCACCAAGCGTGCAGTCCGTGCCGAAAAAAGCAAGGAAACCGCCGAAACGGTTGGTCTTGCTGACCGTTTGCGCCACTACCCACGTGAACTGTCTGGCGGGCAAATGCAGCGAGCGGCCATAGCGCGTGCACTACAGAATAACCCAGAGATTTTGCTCGCAGATGAACCGACCGGTAACCTCGATAGCTCAAATGCGACCGCCATCTTCGAGCTCTTTCAGCGGATTCGTGATGAGCGCGGTGCGACCATTGTGGTCGTCACGCACGACCTAGCGCTTGCCGCTATGGCAGATCGCGCAATTCACATGAGCGACGGGGGAATTGTGGCATGA